Proteins found in one Geomonas subterranea genomic segment:
- a CDS encoding zinc dependent phospholipase C family protein — MLEGMPLLLLATSLLVLALPGQAFAWGAGVHLQLGMNVLNNLDLLKPAVAAIISAHPYDFLYGTIAADITLGKKFTHYLQHCHRWRIGHRVLDKAGDPAQQACAYGYLSHLAADCIAHNYYVPYKVMRSFSSLTLKHAYWEMRFENYVEKEIWETAKKVSLEHFSGNDELLRKVLSDTIFSFGTNKKIFNSILLVSRLEKWQSILQTLSDTSRYALEENDREEYMQLAQEAVFDFLNNDTTSRFFHADPTGERALAAAEAVRKNLRLLYRTGKITKPQAYAELDELKLKLKEAICEPELLLQILSK, encoded by the coding sequence ATGCTCGAAGGCATGCCGCTTTTACTTCTCGCCACATCTTTGCTGGTCCTGGCGCTTCCCGGGCAGGCCTTCGCCTGGGGGGCCGGTGTGCACCTCCAGCTGGGCATGAACGTGCTCAACAACCTGGACCTCTTGAAGCCGGCCGTCGCCGCCATCATCTCGGCCCATCCCTACGACTTCCTCTACGGCACCATCGCCGCCGACATCACCCTCGGCAAGAAGTTCACCCACTACCTGCAGCACTGCCACCGCTGGCGCATCGGGCACCGCGTCCTTGACAAGGCGGGCGACCCGGCACAGCAGGCCTGCGCCTACGGGTATCTCTCCCACCTGGCCGCGGACTGCATCGCCCATAACTACTACGTCCCCTACAAGGTGATGCGCAGCTTTTCGTCGCTCACCCTGAAGCACGCGTACTGGGAGATGCGCTTCGAAAATTACGTGGAAAAGGAGATCTGGGAGACCGCGAAGAAGGTTTCGCTGGAACACTTCAGCGGCAACGACGAATTGCTGCGCAAGGTCCTCTCGGACACCATCTTCTCCTTCGGCACCAACAAGAAGATCTTCAACTCCATCCTGCTGGTGAGCCGCCTGGAGAAATGGCAGAGCATCCTGCAGACCCTCTCCGACACCTCGCGCTATGCCCTCGAGGAGAACGACCGGGAGGAGTACATGCAGCTCGCCCAGGAAGCGGTCTTCGACTTCCTGAACAACGATACGACCTCGCGCTTCTTCCACGCCGATCCGACCGGTGAAAGGGCGCTGGCTGCGGCGGAGGCGGTGCGCAAGAACCTGAGGCTTTTGTACCGCACCGGGAAGATCACCAAGCCGCAGGCCTACGCGGAACTGGACGAACTGAAGCTGAAGTTGAAGGAAGCGATCTGCGAGCCCGAGCTGCTGCTGCAGATCCTCTCCAAGTAG
- a CDS encoding amylo-alpha-1,6-glucosidase: protein MTTVTREFHFDRHDEEVKTRQLLEQEWLLTNGLGGYASGTVCGALTRRYHGLLIAAYPSPMGRIVMLNRLTEAIRFPDGSMVRFGGDQKEAGLDFHGMEYLTGFRLEDGLPVWRYEINGTVIEKQLVMVHRQNTVHMIYRLVSGEKMVRLKLQPYLQFRPHDASVDAMSDDPYMFTAVQNRYQISSGANSPQLRLVIDGVRGNFTLEEKHNTDIFYDVESSRGYDSLGTLWTAGYFAVDLGIGQDAALTASTETWETIAALTPAAALDMERERRRLLLAAADPRARQGLPAELVLATDQFIITPAGRHKDSVRAHAMGDEVCTVIAGYHWFTDWGRDTMISLEGLTLATGRHTEAGWILRTFAHYVKNGLIPNLFPEGHSEGLYHTADASLWFFHALNRYLEYTNDRATLHMIMPQMREIIDRHLSGTSFGIGVDPNDGLLKQGAEGYQLTWMDAKVGDWVVTPRRGKAVELNALWYNALRLMQQWSEQSGDDQYSRQLGAYADQAYRSFNQRFWYNDGGYLYDVVDGELGDDDACRPNQLFAISLPFPVLERERWPEVLDTVRQRLLTPVGLRTLAPGHPDYKATYHGDLRARDAAYHQGTVWPWLIGTFIDSWLKLYPDQVPAARAFLDGLVQQLNQQCIGSISEIFDAEQPYNPRGCIAQAWSVAEMLRCWLKTAQ, encoded by the coding sequence ATGACCACGGTGACGCGGGAATTCCATTTCGACCGCCACGACGAGGAAGTGAAGACGCGGCAACTCCTGGAGCAGGAATGGCTCCTGACCAACGGCCTTGGCGGGTATGCCTCCGGGACCGTCTGCGGCGCGCTGACCAGGCGCTACCACGGCCTGCTCATCGCCGCCTACCCCTCCCCCATGGGGCGCATCGTGATGCTCAACCGGCTCACCGAGGCGATCCGCTTCCCCGACGGGAGCATGGTGCGCTTCGGCGGCGACCAGAAGGAGGCGGGACTCGACTTCCACGGCATGGAGTACCTGACCGGGTTCCGGCTGGAGGACGGCCTGCCGGTCTGGCGCTACGAGATCAACGGGACCGTGATCGAGAAGCAGCTGGTCATGGTGCACCGGCAGAACACGGTGCACATGATCTACCGCCTCGTTTCCGGCGAGAAGATGGTGCGGCTCAAGCTGCAGCCCTACCTGCAGTTCCGCCCGCACGACGCCTCCGTGGACGCGATGTCGGACGATCCCTACATGTTCACGGCGGTGCAGAACCGCTACCAGATCTCCTCCGGCGCCAACTCCCCCCAGCTGAGGCTGGTGATCGACGGCGTCAGGGGGAACTTCACCCTGGAAGAGAAGCACAATACCGACATCTTCTACGACGTGGAAAGCTCCCGCGGCTACGATTCGCTGGGGACGCTCTGGACCGCCGGGTACTTCGCAGTCGACCTGGGTATCGGCCAGGACGCCGCCCTCACCGCCTCCACGGAGACCTGGGAAACCATCGCCGCGCTGACGCCTGCGGCCGCCCTGGACATGGAGCGGGAGCGGCGCCGGCTCCTCCTGGCTGCCGCCGACCCCAGGGCGCGCCAGGGGCTCCCCGCCGAACTGGTCCTCGCCACCGACCAGTTCATCATCACCCCGGCCGGCCGCCACAAGGACAGCGTGCGCGCCCATGCCATGGGGGACGAGGTCTGCACGGTCATCGCCGGATATCACTGGTTCACCGACTGGGGACGCGACACCATGATCTCGCTCGAGGGGCTCACCCTGGCCACCGGGCGCCACACCGAGGCGGGGTGGATCCTGCGCACCTTCGCCCACTACGTGAAAAACGGCCTCATCCCGAACCTCTTCCCGGAGGGGCACAGCGAGGGGCTCTACCACACCGCCGACGCGAGCCTGTGGTTCTTCCACGCCCTGAACCGCTACCTCGAGTACACCAACGACCGCGCCACGCTGCACATGATCATGCCCCAGATGCGGGAGATCATCGACCGGCACCTCTCCGGCACCAGCTTCGGCATCGGCGTCGACCCCAATGACGGGCTTTTGAAGCAGGGGGCCGAGGGGTACCAGCTCACCTGGATGGACGCCAAGGTCGGGGACTGGGTGGTGACACCGCGGCGGGGCAAGGCCGTGGAGCTGAACGCGCTCTGGTACAACGCCCTGCGCCTGATGCAGCAGTGGAGCGAGCAGTCCGGGGACGACCAGTACTCGCGCCAGCTCGGCGCCTACGCCGACCAGGCCTACCGCTCCTTCAACCAGCGCTTCTGGTACAACGACGGCGGGTACCTCTACGACGTCGTCGACGGCGAACTGGGCGACGACGACGCCTGCCGCCCCAACCAGCTCTTCGCCATATCGCTTCCGTTCCCGGTCCTTGAGCGGGAACGCTGGCCCGAGGTCCTGGACACGGTGCGCCAGCGCCTGTTGACGCCGGTGGGGCTGCGCACCTTAGCCCCCGGGCACCCCGACTACAAGGCGACCTACCACGGCGACCTCCGTGCACGGGACGCCGCCTACCACCAGGGGACGGTCTGGCCCTGGCTCATCGGCACCTTCATCGATTCATGGCTCAAGCTCTACCCGGACCAGGTCCCGGCGGCGCGCGCCTTCCTGGACGGCCTGGTGCAGCAGTTGAACCAGCAGTGCATCGGCTCCATCAGCGAGATCTTCGACGCCGAGCAGCCCTACAACCCCAGGGGATGCATCGCGCAGGCCTGGAGCGTGGCGGAGATGCTGCGCTGCTGGCTCAAGACCGCGCAGTGA
- a CDS encoding NAD-dependent epimerase/dehydratase family protein, with translation MAGSVLITGGAGFIGSHLADELLRHGYRVRVLDSLVPQVHGPDAGRPGYLDPEVELIKGDVRDQAAVQKALAGTEAVFHLAAMVGVGQSMYEIERYTSVNNCGTAVLLEAMAKERGERKLIVASSMSIYGEGRYRDGSGAYYDDVRREVGQLQRGDWEPLIGEREPLIPVPTPEEKAPSLASVYALSKYDQERMALIVGGCYRIPVIALRFFNVYGTRQALSNPYTGVLAIFASRLMNGNPPRIFEDGRQQRDFVSVHDVATACRLALEVDQQKQQLFNIGSGARISVLQVLERFCQVLNVNSIEPEITGSYRAGDIRHCFADITSAREVLGYAPRVGFEEGLRELAGWLEGEVAVDRVAQAHAELAQRGLTL, from the coding sequence ATGGCTGGGAGCGTTCTTATCACGGGGGGGGCCGGTTTCATCGGTTCCCACCTGGCGGACGAGCTGCTGCGTCATGGTTACCGGGTGCGCGTGCTGGACAGTCTGGTGCCGCAGGTCCACGGCCCCGATGCCGGACGGCCTGGCTATCTCGACCCCGAGGTCGAACTGATCAAGGGTGACGTGCGGGACCAGGCTGCGGTGCAAAAGGCGCTCGCCGGCACCGAGGCGGTGTTCCATCTGGCCGCCATGGTCGGGGTCGGCCAGAGCATGTACGAGATCGAGCGCTACACCTCGGTGAACAACTGCGGCACGGCGGTGCTGCTCGAGGCGATGGCCAAGGAGCGGGGTGAGCGCAAGCTGATCGTCGCCTCCAGCATGAGCATCTACGGGGAAGGACGCTACCGGGACGGCAGCGGGGCGTACTACGACGACGTGAGAAGGGAGGTCGGGCAGTTGCAGCGGGGGGACTGGGAGCCGCTAATCGGGGAGCGCGAGCCGCTCATTCCGGTCCCGACACCGGAGGAGAAAGCGCCGTCGCTCGCCTCGGTCTACGCCCTTTCCAAGTACGACCAGGAGCGCATGGCGCTCATCGTGGGGGGATGCTACCGGATTCCGGTGATCGCCCTGCGCTTTTTCAACGTCTACGGCACCAGGCAGGCGCTTTCCAACCCCTACACCGGGGTGCTCGCCATCTTCGCCTCCAGGCTCATGAACGGTAACCCCCCACGCATCTTCGAGGATGGCCGCCAGCAGCGCGACTTCGTCAGCGTGCACGACGTGGCGACCGCCTGCCGCCTGGCGCTCGAGGTGGATCAGCAGAAGCAGCAGCTCTTCAACATAGGAAGCGGCGCCAGGATATCGGTGCTGCAGGTGCTGGAGCGTTTCTGCCAGGTCCTCAACGTTAATTCGATCGAGCCGGAGATAACCGGCAGCTACCGTGCCGGCGACATCCGGCACTGCTTCGCCGACATCACGAGCGCGCGCGAGGTGCTGGGGTACGCGCCGCGGGTCGGTTTCGAGGAGGGGCTCAGGGAACTGGCCGGCTGGCTGGAAGGGGAAGTGGCGGTAGACCGGGTCGCGCAGGCGCACGCCGAACTGGCCCAGCGGGGATTGACGCTATGA
- a CDS encoding BON domain-containing protein: MAKTKRIVTALVCACMLTSFVGCTHTHTSKHETAGEYLDDATVTTRVKAAIFDELALKTFQINVTTYQGVVQLSGFVDSAENARKAGEVARGVKGVKEVKNDLITK, translated from the coding sequence ATGGCAAAAACGAAACGCATCGTAACAGCCCTTGTCTGTGCCTGCATGCTCACCTCCTTTGTCGGCTGCACTCACACCCACACGTCGAAGCACGAAACCGCCGGCGAGTACCTCGATGACGCGACGGTCACCACCCGGGTGAAGGCGGCCATCTTCGACGAGCTGGCCCTGAAGACCTTCCAGATCAACGTGACCACGTACCAGGGGGTGGTGCAGTTGAGCGGCTTCGTCGATTCGGCTGAAAATGCGAGAAAGGCCGGCGAGGTAGCGCGGGGGGTGAAGGGGGTCAAGGAGGTGAAGAACGACCTGATCACGAAATAG
- the coaBC gene encoding bifunctional phosphopantothenoylcysteine decarboxylase/phosphopantothenate--cysteine ligase CoaBC → MLKGKEIVLGVTGGIAVYKAVELLRLLVKAGANVHVVMTRSATEFVTPLTFQTLSKNPVHLELFNLISEEKIGHIALADRADLYIIAPATANCIGKIAHGLADDLLTTTVMATRAPVLIAPAMNVNMYQNPIYRENEARLKSLGYLFVAPACGMLACGYEGEGKLQPPEVIFEEAVAALTPKRMAGERILVTAGPTLEEIDPVRYISNHSSGKMGYAIARQARLRGAQVTLVSGPTCLAPPVGVEVIRVRNAQEMRDAVQGCLSRIDIVIKAAAVADYRPKTRAGEKVKKSQESLCIELEKNPDILAELGAAKGDRILVGFAAETQDLLRNAGAKLKAKNLDLVVANDVSQEGAGFNVDTNIAKLLFSDGRVEDLPIMGKEELAGVILENVETLRGEKRGGTKG, encoded by the coding sequence ATGCTCAAAGGCAAGGAGATCGTACTCGGGGTGACCGGCGGCATCGCCGTCTACAAGGCGGTGGAGCTCCTGCGCCTTCTGGTCAAGGCCGGTGCCAACGTGCACGTGGTCATGACCAGGTCGGCCACCGAATTCGTCACGCCGCTCACCTTCCAGACCCTGTCCAAAAATCCGGTGCACCTGGAGCTCTTCAACCTGATCTCCGAGGAGAAGATCGGGCACATAGCGCTCGCCGACCGCGCCGACCTCTACATCATCGCGCCCGCGACGGCCAACTGCATCGGCAAGATCGCGCACGGCCTCGCGGACGACCTCCTGACCACCACGGTCATGGCGACCAGGGCGCCGGTCCTGATCGCACCCGCGATGAACGTCAACATGTACCAGAACCCGATCTACCGTGAGAACGAGGCGCGCCTTAAATCCCTCGGCTACCTCTTCGTCGCCCCGGCCTGCGGCATGCTCGCCTGCGGTTACGAGGGGGAGGGGAAACTGCAGCCCCCCGAGGTGATCTTCGAGGAGGCCGTCGCCGCCCTCACCCCCAAGCGCATGGCAGGGGAGAGGATACTGGTGACCGCCGGGCCGACGCTCGAGGAGATCGACCCGGTGCGCTACATCAGCAACCATTCCTCCGGGAAGATGGGGTACGCCATCGCGCGCCAGGCGCGCCTGAGGGGTGCGCAGGTGACCCTGGTGAGCGGTCCCACCTGCCTTGCCCCCCCGGTCGGGGTGGAGGTGATCCGGGTGCGAAACGCCCAGGAGATGCGGGACGCGGTGCAGGGATGCCTTAGCCGGATCGACATCGTGATCAAGGCGGCCGCCGTGGCCGATTACCGGCCGAAGACGCGCGCCGGGGAGAAGGTCAAGAAGAGCCAGGAGAGCCTCTGCATCGAACTGGAGAAGAACCCGGACATCCTGGCCGAGCTGGGCGCCGCCAAGGGGGACCGGATACTGGTCGGGTTCGCCGCCGAAACCCAGGACCTGCTGCGCAACGCGGGGGCGAAACTAAAGGCCAAGAACCTGGACCTGGTGGTGGCCAACGACGTGTCGCAGGAAGGGGCCGGCTTCAACGTCGACACCAACATCGCGAAGCTCCTGTTCAGCGACGGCCGCGTCGAGGACCTGCCGATCATGGGGAAAGAGGAACTGGCGGGGGTGATCCTGGAAAACGTGGAGACGTTGCGCGGTGAAAAGCGCGGCGGGACCAAGGGGTAG
- a CDS encoding uracil-DNA glycosylase family protein produces MAEMEERELLLRSLKGYLTDLADSGVEELSYGPPTAAPPAPVTAPPAGAGTPAPAAAAPVAEAAPAAVVSPSASGADVAGPAATGALCRQEGNPRARLLFLMAGPGYAGAAGDLLTRIIAGMKFSTGDVCLISFDAGGDAALTAGCVAQRIAAVEPEVVVALGEEAAGLILPGVALEKVRGCWHDAQGRGVMPTLHPDALLANEGLKRLVWEDMKLVMRRLAGAP; encoded by the coding sequence ATGGCGGAGATGGAGGAGCGTGAACTGCTGTTGCGCTCGCTGAAGGGGTACCTGACGGATCTGGCCGACAGCGGCGTGGAGGAACTGAGCTACGGTCCCCCGACGGCAGCGCCCCCGGCTCCTGTGACCGCTCCCCCGGCGGGAGCCGGGACTCCCGCTCCCGCCGCAGCCGCGCCGGTCGCCGAAGCAGCTCCGGCAGCCGTTGTTTCCCCGTCTGCCTCCGGGGCTGATGTCGCTGGTCCGGCCGCGACCGGGGCCCTCTGCCGGCAGGAGGGGAACCCGCGCGCCCGTCTGCTCTTCCTGATGGCCGGTCCCGGGTATGCGGGCGCGGCCGGGGATCTGCTGACCAGGATCATCGCCGGTATGAAGTTCAGCACCGGGGATGTCTGCCTGATCAGCTTCGATGCAGGGGGGGACGCCGCCCTGACCGCCGGTTGCGTGGCGCAGCGGATTGCCGCCGTGGAACCGGAGGTGGTGGTCGCGCTGGGCGAGGAGGCCGCGGGCCTCATCCTTCCCGGGGTGGCCCTCGAGAAGGTGCGCGGGTGCTGGCACGACGCCCAGGGGAGGGGGGTCATGCCGACCCTGCACCCTGACGCCCTTCTGGCGAACGAAGGTCTCAAGCGCCTGGTCTGGGAGGATATGAAGCTCGTCATGCGCCGGCTGGCAGGGGCGCCCTAG
- the treZ gene encoding malto-oligosyltrehalose trehalohydrolase, producing MAAVQRKLPIGAEMVPEGVHFRVWAPGHREVEVVLEGAPTPQATALAPEEGGYFSGICREAGAGSRYRYCLDGGECFPDPASRFQPEGPHGPSQVIAPENFTWSDEGWPGVEREGQVIYELHLGTFTREGTWRAAQEQLPALKELGITLVEVMPVADFPGRFGWGYDGVNHFAPTRLYGTPDDMRSFVDHAHTLGLGVLLDVVYNHFGPEGNYLARFSQFYYGEHDSDWGKVMNFDGRQSAPVREFFVSNAAYWIEEFHLDGLRFDATHAIVDDSPVHILGDITRHAREAARGRKLFLVAENENQDYRCLRPREEGGFGMDGVWNDDFHHSAHVALTGYHDAYYSEYFGSPQELISCAKWSYLYQGQFYFWQGKRRGSPTLGISPSCYVNYIQNHDQIGNSAWGIRVHKLTNPAALRAMTAVLFLLPQTPMIFQGQEFCASAPFLYFADLSPDTSQQVHAGRIEFLKQFTNVDSPEVIDTIDKPYELDTFQQSVIDLKERERHQKVYALYRDLIRLRREDPVFIRGYACHIEGAVLGQGGFLLRYFLDGEQRLVLVNLGRELHLVPIPEPMLAPPRGCAWQTLWSSEKIEFGGSGTPKLDTEKFWRLQGYATQVLIPVPEGGDQP from the coding sequence ATGGCTGCGGTACAGAGAAAGTTGCCGATCGGAGCGGAGATGGTGCCGGAGGGGGTGCACTTCCGGGTCTGGGCGCCGGGACACAGGGAGGTGGAGGTGGTGCTCGAGGGGGCTCCGACGCCACAGGCGACGGCGCTCGCCCCGGAAGAAGGGGGGTATTTTTCCGGCATCTGCCGCGAGGCCGGTGCCGGCTCACGTTACCGCTACTGCCTGGACGGCGGCGAGTGTTTCCCCGACCCCGCCTCCCGGTTCCAGCCCGAGGGGCCGCACGGCCCCTCCCAGGTGATAGCCCCCGAGAATTTCACCTGGAGCGACGAGGGGTGGCCCGGGGTGGAGCGCGAGGGGCAGGTCATCTACGAACTGCACCTGGGCACCTTCACCAGGGAGGGAACCTGGCGCGCCGCACAGGAGCAGCTCCCCGCACTCAAGGAGCTCGGCATCACCCTGGTGGAGGTGATGCCGGTGGCGGATTTCCCCGGCCGGTTCGGCTGGGGGTACGACGGCGTGAACCACTTCGCCCCCACCAGGCTCTATGGCACGCCCGACGACATGCGCAGCTTCGTGGACCACGCCCACACCCTCGGGCTCGGCGTCCTGCTGGACGTGGTCTACAACCACTTCGGCCCGGAGGGGAACTACCTGGCCCGCTTCTCCCAGTTCTACTACGGGGAGCACGACAGCGACTGGGGCAAGGTGATGAACTTCGATGGCAGGCAAAGCGCCCCGGTGCGCGAATTCTTCGTCTCCAACGCCGCCTACTGGATCGAGGAGTTCCACCTGGACGGCCTACGCTTCGACGCCACCCACGCCATCGTCGACGACTCGCCGGTCCATATCCTGGGGGACATCACGCGGCACGCCCGGGAGGCCGCCCGGGGGCGCAAGCTGTTCCTGGTGGCCGAGAACGAGAACCAGGACTACCGCTGCCTGCGCCCCAGGGAGGAAGGGGGCTTCGGCATGGACGGGGTCTGGAACGACGATTTCCACCACAGCGCCCACGTGGCGCTTACCGGCTACCACGACGCCTACTATTCCGAATACTTCGGCTCTCCGCAGGAGCTGATCTCCTGTGCCAAGTGGAGCTACCTCTACCAGGGGCAGTTCTATTTCTGGCAGGGTAAGCGCCGCGGCTCCCCCACCCTCGGCATCAGTCCCAGCTGCTACGTCAATTACATCCAGAACCACGACCAGATCGGCAACTCGGCCTGGGGCATCCGCGTCCACAAGCTGACCAACCCCGCGGCGCTGCGCGCCATGACCGCCGTGCTGTTTCTCCTCCCCCAGACCCCGATGATCTTCCAGGGACAGGAGTTTTGCGCCAGCGCCCCCTTCCTCTACTTCGCCGACCTGAGCCCGGATACCTCCCAGCAGGTCCACGCCGGGCGCATCGAGTTCCTGAAGCAGTTCACCAACGTCGATTCCCCCGAGGTGATCGACACCATCGACAAGCCGTACGAACTGGACACCTTCCAGCAGTCCGTGATCGACCTCAAGGAGCGGGAGCGCCACCAAAAGGTCTACGCGCTCTACCGGGACCTGATCCGCCTAAGGCGCGAAGACCCGGTCTTTATCCGCGGCTACGCCTGCCACATAGAAGGGGCGGTGCTGGGACAGGGAGGCTTCTTGCTCCGCTACTTCCTGGACGGCGAGCAGCGCCTGGTGCTGGTCAACCTGGGTCGGGAGCTGCACCTGGTCCCCATCCCCGAGCCGATGCTCGCCCCTCCGCGGGGGTGCGCGTGGCAGACACTTTGGAGCAGCGAAAAGATCGAGTTCGGCGGTTCCGGCACGCCGAAGCTCGACACCGAGAAGTTCTGGCGCCTGCAGGGGTACGCGACGCAGGTACTGATTCCGGTGCCGGAAGGAGGGGACCAGCCATGA
- a CDS encoding MBL fold metallo-hydrolase, which translates to MLFETIVVGPLGVNCFILGDKQSNEGIVVDPGADCEMILAAIAQFGLKVKYIVNTHGHFDHIGCNRILKEKTGAQLLAHEEDVPFLVNAGRSARKYGLTVEDSPQPDAFLVDGMKLEFGRRELEVLHTPGHTQGGCCLYLANEKLVITGDTLFADSVGRTDLPGGDHGQLVDSIRTKLMPLPDDTVVWPGHGPSSTIGQERRSNPYLNE; encoded by the coding sequence ATGTTATTCGAAACGATAGTGGTGGGCCCGCTGGGGGTGAACTGCTTCATCCTGGGGGACAAGCAAAGCAACGAGGGGATCGTGGTCGATCCCGGCGCCGACTGCGAGATGATCCTCGCGGCCATCGCCCAGTTCGGGCTCAAGGTGAAGTACATCGTCAACACCCACGGCCACTTCGACCATATCGGCTGCAACCGCATACTCAAGGAGAAGACGGGGGCGCAGCTTCTGGCCCACGAGGAGGATGTCCCCTTCCTGGTCAACGCGGGACGCTCCGCCCGGAAATACGGCCTCACCGTCGAGGATTCACCGCAGCCCGACGCGTTCCTGGTCGACGGCATGAAGCTCGAATTCGGGCGGCGCGAGCTGGAGGTGCTGCACACCCCGGGGCACACCCAGGGAGGGTGCTGCCTCTACCTCGCCAACGAGAAGCTGGTGATCACGGGCGACACCCTTTTCGCCGACTCGGTGGGGCGCACCGACCTTCCCGGGGGGGACCACGGCCAGCTCGTCGATTCCATCAGGACGAAGCTCATGCCGCTCCCCGATGACACCGTCGTCTGGCCCGGTCACGGCCCCTCCAGCACCATCGGGCAGGAGCGGCGCTCCAACCCGTACCTCAACGAGTAG
- a CDS encoding DUF2795 domain-containing protein has translation MATRGTGHSPANVTKHLKGIDFPAEKQDLLKHAQQMKAEKVVLDEIQKMEDREYGNMADVMKSFGKERGGEESGAASQSAKTKQQTGGQAGQGKSHSRAHH, from the coding sequence ATGGCAACGCGTGGTACTGGACATTCACCGGCCAATGTGACGAAGCATCTCAAAGGCATAGACTTCCCGGCTGAGAAACAGGATCTTCTCAAACATGCTCAGCAGATGAAAGCAGAGAAAGTGGTCCTGGATGAAATCCAGAAAATGGAAGACCGGGAATACGGCAACATGGCGGACGTCATGAAATCCTTCGGGAAAGAGCGTGGCGGCGAGGAATCAGGCGCAGCCTCCCAATCCGCGAAGACAAAACAGCAGACCGGGGGACAGGCAGGCCAGGGTAAGTCCCACAGCAGGGCCCATCACTGA